A single Oleidesulfovibrio alaskensis DSM 16109 DNA region contains:
- a CDS encoding cobyrinate a,c-diamide synthase → MHPLITIAGTHSGCGKTTVSLALMAALRRAGFAVQPFKAGPDFIDTGHHGTVTGRQGQNIDGWIMGRQACCELVSRAMSNPAGHPADIGVIEGVMGLFDGASGSCDSGSTAQLASWLQAPVVLVADARSMARSAAALVSGYVRFDPHLPFAGVIFNRVGSSNHRSLIAEAMRTACPDIPVLGFLPRDESLEIPARHLGLNTAAESPLTAGVQDRLARWFTAGVSLDSILTAARRAAASRAATRQTAECQAAERAGQCVTRQSGSAPDGIVQSRSTAQAPVRIGVSADEAFCFVYAENLRLLQSAGAELVFFSPLHDAHLPAGLHGVYLTGGYPELHADRLYENTLMRTAVYDFSLAGGIVYAECGGFMYLMQQLYDQQGASWPMCGCLPFSCAMGTRFRALGYRQVRTTADSPLGAAGTVLRGHEFHYSHLCAPPAGDDTMNITNIYDATDRNGTPLNRGTGDAPAAAGHLQRNTLGSYVHLHFASCPDAARAFVGACRRSSVTTP, encoded by the coding sequence ATGCATCCGCTCATCACCATTGCCGGAACCCACAGCGGGTGCGGCAAAACAACAGTCAGTCTGGCACTTATGGCTGCCTTGCGCCGCGCCGGATTTGCCGTGCAGCCGTTCAAGGCAGGGCCGGACTTTATTGATACGGGGCACCACGGCACCGTAACCGGACGGCAGGGCCAGAATATTGACGGCTGGATAATGGGCCGTCAGGCGTGCTGTGAACTGGTATCACGCGCCATGAGCAATCCCGCGGGGCATCCTGCGGACATCGGTGTCATTGAAGGCGTTATGGGCCTTTTTGACGGCGCGTCCGGCTCGTGCGACAGCGGCTCCACCGCGCAGCTGGCCTCATGGCTGCAAGCCCCCGTGGTGCTTGTTGCGGATGCACGCTCCATGGCCCGTTCCGCCGCGGCGCTGGTGTCCGGTTATGTCCGGTTTGACCCGCATCTGCCGTTTGCAGGCGTTATCTTCAACAGGGTGGGCAGCAGCAACCACCGCAGTCTCATTGCCGAAGCCATGCGCACGGCATGTCCGGACATTCCCGTGCTGGGCTTTCTGCCACGCGATGAATCGCTGGAAATACCGGCCCGCCATCTGGGACTGAACACCGCGGCGGAATCTCCGCTGACAGCCGGAGTGCAGGACAGGCTTGCCCGCTGGTTCACGGCCGGAGTCAGTCTGGACAGCATTCTGACAGCAGCGCGTCGGGCAGCAGCGTCTCGGGCAGCAACGCGTCAGACCGCAGAATGTCAGGCAGCAGAACGTGCCGGACAATGTGTTACGCGGCAGTCCGGTTCAGCACCCGACGGCATTGTACAGTCCCGCAGCACTGCACAAGCGCCTGTCCGCATCGGCGTTTCAGCCGATGAAGCATTCTGCTTTGTCTATGCTGAAAACCTGCGGTTGCTCCAATCAGCCGGTGCCGAACTGGTCTTTTTTTCACCGCTGCATGATGCGCACCTGCCTGCTGGCCTGCATGGGGTGTATCTGACTGGAGGCTATCCGGAACTTCACGCGGACAGACTGTATGAAAACACCCTGATGCGTACCGCTGTATATGATTTTTCTCTCGCCGGAGGCATAGTGTATGCCGAGTGCGGCGGCTTCATGTATCTGATGCAGCAGCTGTACGACCAGCAGGGAGCATCGTGGCCCATGTGCGGCTGCCTGCCTTTTTCATGCGCCATGGGCACACGCTTCAGGGCGCTGGGCTACCGGCAGGTACGCACCACTGCGGACTCGCCTCTCGGCGCGGCAGGCACAGTCCTGCGCGGGCACGAATTTCATTACTCGCACCTGTGCGCGCCGCCCGCCGGAGACGATACAATGAATATTACCAACATCTATGACGCCACAGACCGCAACGGCACGCCCCTGAACAGAGGTACCGGCGACGCCCCCGCAGCGGCAGGCCACCTGCAGCGCAACACTCTGGGGTCTTACGTGCACCTGCACTTTGCATCCTGCCCCGACGCGGCCCGCGCTTTTGTCGGCGCATGCCGCCGTTCATCCGTAACCACGCCCTGA